TGCCCGTCGGAGACCCGCCGGAGGCTCGTCGAAGACCTTCCAAAGACGTAACAAAGAAAAAGCTTATCTTTTCCCGCCCGGATGCGCTTTGTCGTACACTTCGACAAGCTTGGCGATGGTAAGGTGTGTGTACCGTTGCGTTGTTGTGAGTCGAGCGTGCCCGAGCAGCTCTTGCACGCTGCGCATGTCGGCTCCCGCTTCGAGAAGATGTGTTGCGAAGGAATGGCGCAGGCTGTGTGGTGACACTGCTTGCGGCAGCCCTACGCGCTTGCAGAGGTCTTCAATGATCCGTACAGCTTGGCGTCGATTCAGTCTACCGCCACGGGCACCGAGAAACAGTGCCGGCTCCTGCCCTGTTGAATCGAGTTTGTTCCGTACAGAAGTCCATGCGGTTATGGCTTCTTTAGCGGTATCTGAAAGTGGGACAACACGTTCTTTTTCCCCCTTCCCTGTCACGCGTACGATACCGGAATTGGTATTAATGTCGTGAAGATTGAGACGCAATGCTTCGGAAATACGTAGTCCGGAACCGTAAAGAAGTTCCGCCAGAGCAAGGTCGCGTAGCAGTTGCTCTTTACCGTAGGCACGCTTACGGGTGGATTCTGCTTTGAGTTGCTTCCTCTTATTCAGTACTTCAAAAGTTTGGTCTACATTAAGTGCTGTCGGGTGTTTCTGCGGCGCTTTCGGATTCCGCACCCCGTCTGTCGGGATATTTTGAATGAGCTTACGCTTTGCCATGTATTTAAAGAAACCGCGCAAAGCAGATAGCTTACGTCCCATGGACGTTTTTCCAATCTGCACACGATGCAACTCTGCTAAAAAGCCGCGAATATGCTCCCGCTTAACCTTTTCGGGTGTATCCAGCGTATTCTGTGTCCGGTGCAGGTATGTTTCAAACTGATATAGATCACGCGCGTACGCTTCCACCGTGGCGCCGGAGTATCCTTTTTCAATACTCAAGTGCCCAATGTACATTTCCGCCATATCAGGAAGTTCGGGGAGTTCACCGTCAAAGTTATCGTCCGCAAACATGTTCTTCTCCATCTGAACAACGACTATTTTCAAAATTCTTTTTAGGCAAATCAAACACTGTACAGAGCACATAGGACGAAAACGCGTTTTTTAAAAATGCAGAACGGACAGCAAGCTACACTTTTGCATACTTCATCCCCGGCAGCTTTCTTACCTGACCGGAAACCTCAAGCATCAGCAAAGCAGTACTTATCTGCGAGACAGGAACGGAAGTCATTCTGCTGAGCACATCAATGTGTACCGACTCCTCACCTGTAAGCAGCAGCACAATCTGTTCATCAAGCGGAGCATTGGGGTCGATGACTTTTTCTTCTAACGGCAAAATATCGGCGTGCACCCGTAATGTAGGTTTCGGTAGCACCACCCCGTCCTCATCAGCCTTATTTATCGCAAAAGCAGATCCACGCTCGTGATGATCTGACCCCGGTTCACCTGAAACAAGCCCGCTTGCGCTAGAAGCACCGTCAACGGAATTCGTCAACGGGATCTCAATCACCTCAGGAATCGCCTGAAGCTGCTCTTCAATACTCAGTTCGTGTTCTGCGGCTGTTTCTTCCGGTTCTACATCACTTGAATGAACGGCTGAATTGACCAGTTCAACAGTATCGTCTGAAACTCCGTGTTCAGTCGAAAATTCGTCCGGAATGTTTTCCGATTCAGCAAAGGTCGCGCTATCATGACGTGTTGAAGATGCAGAGTTCGTTGGCTGTTCTGTTTCAACAGGGGCATTTACTGAGTCAGTCTCAGCGCCTACAGCAGCTACTCCCGTTGTTGTGACCGATTCTGGAAAATCCGGCATTGGAGCCACCGCCGAAGGCTGCACTGACGACCTTACAGACGCGACATTCCCTGTTCTGGTGAAGTTATCTAGCGAAATTCCGAGCAACGGTGCAATAGATACAAGAATATCGTCGCAGGAGAACACTGCGGTTGCCCCCTGACGGATAAGATCATGACAGCCGGATGAAGCACGCGATTGCATACGCCCCGGTACAGCAAAGACCTCGCGCCCCTGTTCAAGCGCATGACGGGCAGTAATCAGGCTGCCGCTTTTAGGCATTGCCTCAATGACAAGTACTCCCAGCGACAACCCGCTAATAATGCGGTTTCGTAAAGGAAAATTACGTCCTTCAGGCGGCATATTAGGGGGAAATTCAGTAACAAGAATGCCGCGTTCTGCAATACCGAAAAATAAGTCACTATTTTCCGGCGGGTAGATATGCGAAATACCGGTACCAAGCACCGCAACAGTGCTTCCCCATCCAGAAAGCGCATGAGTATGGGCAACAGCATCAATACCACGCGCAAGACCGGAAATCGTGGTTACGCCGCAAGCAGACAACGTTCTGCTGAGCACTTCTGCGGTACGGATACCGTCCTTTGAGCAGCGTCTGGAGCCTACGACCCCGATGGCCGGATTCTTCAGTAGTGAAAGATCGCCTTTGTAGTACAGAAAAAGTGGAGGGTCAGGAATTTCGCGAAGCAGTTCAGGATACGCAGGGTCAGACCATAGAAGCACCTCGCAGGCAACCTGCGCAGCGTTTTCCCACTCTTTTTTCGCCTGTTCCCGCCAGCGGTTGCTCAATACAGCTTCCACCACTTTGGCAGAAATAGAAGCCCGTGCAGACCAGCCTTTAATATCATTCATAGCGGCATTGGCGGAACCATACTCGACCAATAATCGTTTGGCAGTTCTGAACCCGATACCGGCAGTATAGCGGAGAGCCAGAGAAGCCCAAAAATCTTCGCGTCTGTCTTCCGACAACGTCGCAAGACAGCTTACAGGAGTTGCATTCATATCAATTTTCTAAATACCGGAAAGCATTTTACGGGCAAGACGCGCCTCGTTCGATTTTGGATATTTCTCAACTACTTTTAAAAGATATCGACGCGCTTCAGATAATTCATTCATCCGCTCAAAGGAATACCCAATTTTTAACATTGCTGATTTTGCCTTGCTGCTTTCGGGAAAACGATTCAGCACTTCG
This sequence is a window from Halodesulfovibrio aestuarii DSM 17919 = ATCC 29578. Protein-coding genes within it:
- a CDS encoding tyrosine recombinase XerC, encoding MFADDNFDGELPELPDMAEMYIGHLSIEKGYSGATVEAYARDLYQFETYLHRTQNTLDTPEKVKREHIRGFLAELHRVQIGKTSMGRKLSALRGFFKYMAKRKLIQNIPTDGVRNPKAPQKHPTALNVDQTFEVLNKRKQLKAESTRKRAYGKEQLLRDLALAELLYGSGLRISEALRLNLHDINTNSGIVRVTGKGEKERVVPLSDTAKEAITAWTSVRNKLDSTGQEPALFLGARGGRLNRRQAVRIIEDLCKRVGLPQAVSPHSLRHSFATHLLEAGADMRSVQELLGHARLTTTQRYTHLTIAKLVEVYDKAHPGGKR
- the dprA gene encoding DNA-processing protein DprA, whose translation is MNATPVSCLATLSEDRREDFWASLALRYTAGIGFRTAKRLLVEYGSANAAMNDIKGWSARASISAKVVEAVLSNRWREQAKKEWENAAQVACEVLLWSDPAYPELLREIPDPPLFLYYKGDLSLLKNPAIGVVGSRRCSKDGIRTAEVLSRTLSACGVTTISGLARGIDAVAHTHALSGWGSTVAVLGTGISHIYPPENSDLFFGIAERGILVTEFPPNMPPEGRNFPLRNRIISGLSLGVLVIEAMPKSGSLITARHALEQGREVFAVPGRMQSRASSGCHDLIRQGATAVFSCDDILVSIAPLLGISLDNFTRTGNVASVRSSVQPSAVAPMPDFPESVTTTGVAAVGAETDSVNAPVETEQPTNSASSTRHDSATFAESENIPDEFSTEHGVSDDTVELVNSAVHSSDVEPEETAAEHELSIEEQLQAIPEVIEIPLTNSVDGASSASGLVSGEPGSDHHERGSAFAINKADEDGVVLPKPTLRVHADILPLEEKVIDPNAPLDEQIVLLLTGEESVHIDVLSRMTSVPVSQISTALLMLEVSGQVRKLPGMKYAKV